In the genome of Ancylomarina subtilis, one region contains:
- a CDS encoding carboxypeptidase-like regulatory domain-containing protein, translated as MNTYDSLKVNSYIATDQLLVKNKTYYETDVTTKAEAESFSGLLASLLSYSNRMDESLSWLVEEKNAIRESVISQVLIFSNALQCLADSLSDTSMFEKVLVSQAELGRMSEIKFISYTKQVISLSRKHLDELAPYGVSEAKLVSLETDFTSFLQKLEELIIRKDAKKDDKKGFSSLKKEINSLLNNKLDRRIENLRASYPEFVSQYFSLRKVSRPAHHSYDLLGYITDAATGKPIAYGTAWLEELDMKANITQTGTFRFKSIPSGKYQLRVENMDYKTLYVPISRYAPEKLKLNLQMEALPVEQTQPA; from the coding sequence ATGAATACGTATGATAGTTTAAAAGTAAATTCGTACATCGCTACCGACCAACTGTTGGTTAAGAATAAAACTTATTACGAAACCGATGTGACAACGAAAGCTGAAGCAGAATCTTTTTCAGGTTTATTGGCATCTTTATTAAGTTATTCCAATAGAATGGATGAGTCTCTGAGCTGGTTGGTTGAAGAAAAAAATGCCATTAGAGAGTCTGTTATTTCACAGGTTTTAATTTTTTCTAATGCCTTACAGTGTTTGGCTGATAGTCTTTCGGATACTTCCATGTTCGAAAAAGTGCTTGTTTCCCAAGCCGAATTAGGCCGAATGTCTGAGATTAAGTTTATAAGCTATACCAAACAGGTCATAAGCCTTAGTCGGAAACATCTCGATGAATTAGCGCCTTATGGGGTGAGCGAGGCTAAACTGGTGAGCCTGGAAACCGATTTCACCTCTTTTCTTCAAAAACTAGAGGAACTCATCATTCGGAAGGATGCAAAAAAAGATGATAAAAAGGGATTTTCCAGCTTAAAGAAAGAGATTAATAGCCTGTTGAATAATAAGCTGGATCGTAGAATTGAGAATCTTAGGGCAAGTTATCCCGAATTTGTAAGCCAGTATTTTTCCTTGCGTAAAGTTAGCAGACCGGCTCATCATTCGTACGACCTGCTGGGCTATATCACCGATGCTGCAACGGGCAAGCCTATTGCATATGGTACGGCTTGGCTTGAGGAACTCGATATGAAGGCCAACATCACACAAACTGGCACCTTCAGGTTTAAGAGCATTCCATCGGGTAAATACCAGTTGAGAGTGGAGAATATGGATTACAAGACACTTTATGTGCCCATTAGTCGGTATGCGCCCGAAAAACTGAAGCTGAACTTACAAATGGAGGCACTTCCTGTTGAGCAAACGCAGCCTGCCTAA